A genomic region of Pongo pygmaeus isolate AG05252 chromosome 7, NHGRI_mPonPyg2-v2.0_pri, whole genome shotgun sequence contains the following coding sequences:
- the FAM83H gene encoding protein FAM83H isoform X1 — MAPGPNMARRSQSSSQGDNPLAPGYLPPHYKEYYRLAVDALAEGGSEAYSRFLATEGAPDFLCPEELEHVSRHLRPPQYVTREPPEGSLLDVDMDGSSGTYWPVNSDQAVPELDLGWPLTFGFQGTEVTTLVQPPPPDSPSIKDEARRMIRSAQQVVAVVMDMFTDVDLLSEVLEAAARRVPVYILLDEMNAQHFLDMADKCRVNLHHVDFLRVRTVAGPTYYCRTGKSFKGHVKEKFLLVDCAVVMSGSYSFMWSFEKIHRSLAHVFQGELVSSFDEEFRILFAQSEPLVPSAAALARMDAYALAPYAGAGPLVGVPGVGTPTPFSFPKRAHLLFPPPREEGLGFPSFLDPDRHFLSAFRREEPPRMPGGALEPHAGLRPLSRRLEAEAGPAGELAGARGFFQARHLEMDAFKRHSFATEGAGAVENFAAARQVSRQTFLSHGDDLRFQTSHFHRDQLYQQQYQWDPQLAPARPQGLFEKLRGGRAGFADPDDFTLGAGPRFPELGPDGHQRLDYVPSSASREVRHGSDPAFGPGPRGLEPSGALRPNLTQRFPCQAAARPGPDPAPEAEPERRGGPEGRAGLRRWRLASYLSGCHGEDGGDDGLPAPMEAEAYEDDVLAPGGRAPAGDLLPSAFRVPAAFPTKVPVPGSGSGGNGPEREGPDEPGLAKQDSFRSRLNPLVQRSSRLRSSLIFSTSQAEGAAGAAATTEKVQLLHKEQTVSETLGPGGEAVRSAASTKVSELLEKYKGPARDPGGGAGAITVASHSKAVVSQAWREEVAAPGGVGGERRSLESCLLDLRDSFAQQLHQEAERQPGAASLTAAQLLDTLGRSGSDRLPSRFLSAQGHSTSPQGLDSPLPLEGPGAHQVLHNEPKGSPTSAYPERKGSPTPGFSTRRGSPTTGFIEQKGSPTSAYPERRGSPVPPVPERRGSPVPPVPERRSSPVPPVPERRGSLTLTFSGESPKAGPAEEGPSGPMEVLRKGSLRLRQLLSPKGERRMEDESGFPVPQENGQPESPRRLSLGRGDSTEAATEERGPRARLSSATANALYSSNLRDDTKAILEQISAHGQKHRAVPPPSPGPTHSSPELGRPPAAGVLAPDMSDKDKCSAIFRSDSLGTQGRLSRTLPASAEERDRLLRRMESMRKEKRVYSRFEVFCKKEEASGPGAGEGPAEEGTRDSKVGKFVPKILGTFKGKK; from the exons ATG GCCCCTGGCCCCAACATGGCCCGTCGCTCTCAGAGCTCCTCGCAGGGGGACAACCCGCTGGCACCCGGGTACCTGCCGCCTCACTACAAAGAGTACTACCGCCTGGCGGTGGATGCACTGGCCGAGGGTGGCTCGGAGGCCTACAGCCGCTTCCTGGCTACCGAGGGGGCACCGGACTTCCTGTGCCCTGAAGAGCTGGAACATGTGAGCCGACACCTTCGGCCTCCGCAGTATGTTACCCGAGAGCCACCTGAAGGCAGCCTTCTCGACGTGGACATGGATGGCTCCTCGGGTACATACTGGCCGGTGAACTCAGACCAGGCCGTGCCTGAGCTTGATCTGGGCTGGCCTCTGACCTTCGGCTTCCAGGGCACCGAGGTGACCACCTTGGTGCAGCCACCGCCCCCCGACAGCCCCAGCATCAAGGATGAGGCCCGCAGGATGATCCGTTCCGCCCAGCAG GTGGTGGCCGTGGTGATGGACATGTTCACTGATGTGGACCTACTCAGCGAAGTGCTGGAGGCCGCGGCCCGTCGGGTCCCAGTCTACATCCTGCTGGATGAGATGAATGCGCAGCACTTCCTGGACATGGCCGACAAGTGCCGTGTCAACCTGCACCACGTGGAT ttCCTGCGTGTACGGACTGTGGCGGGCCCCACCTACTACTGCCGCACTGGGAAGTCCTTCAAGGGCCACGTCAAGGAGAAGTTCCTGTTGGTGGACTGTGCCGTGGTGATGAGTGGGAGCTACAG CTTCATGTGGTCCTTTGAGAAGATCCACCGCAGCCTGGCGCACGTGTTCCAAGGAGAGCTGGTCTCCAGCTTCGACGAGGAGTTCCGCATCCTCTTCGCGCAGTCCGAGCCGCTTGTGCCCTCGGCCGCGGCCCTGGCCCGCATGGACGCCTATGCCCTGGCTCCGTATGCCGGGGCCGGGCCTCTCGTGGGCGTCCCTGGGGTCGGGACGCCAAcccccttctccttccctaaACGAGCGCACCTCCTGTTCCCGCCACCCCGGGAAGAGGGCCTGGGCTTCCCCTCCTTCCTCGACCCGGACCGCCACTTCCTATCGGCCTTCCGCCGGGAGGAGCCGCCGCGGATGCCGGGGGGCGCGCTGGAACCGCACGCGGGGCTGCGGCCGCTCTCACGGCgcctggaggccgaggcggggccGGCTGGGGAGCTCGCGGGCGCGCGGGGCTTCTTCCAGGCGCGGCACCTGGAGATGGACGCCTTCAAGCGGCACAGCTTCGCGACCGAGGGCGCGGGCGCCGTGGAGAACTTCGCGGCCGCGCGGCAGGTGTCGCGACAGACGTTCCTCAGCCACGGCGACGACCTCCGCTTCCAGACCAGCCACTTCCACCGCGACCAGCTCTACCAGCAGCAGTACCAGTGGGACCCGCAGCTCGCACCGGCGCGCCCGCAGGGCCTGTTCGAGAAGCTTCGCGGGGGCCGCGCGGGTTTCGCGGACCCGGATGACTTCACCCTGGGCGCCGGGCCGCGCTTCCCGGAGCTCGGACCCGACGGGCACCAGCGGCTGGACTACGTGCCGTCCAGCGCGTCCCGCGAGGTGCGCCACGGCTCGGACCCCGCCTTCGGGCCCGGACCCCGCGGCCTGGAGCCCAGCGGGGCCCTGCGCCCCAACCTAACCCAGCGCTTCCCATGCCAGGCAGCGGCGAGACCCGGCCCAGACCCCGCTCCCGAGGCAGAGCCGGAGCGCAGGGGCGGGCCCGAGGGGCGGGCGGGGCTGCGGCGCTGGCGCTTGGCCTCCTACTTGAGCGGCTGCCACGGCGAGGATGGGGGCGACGACGGCTTGCCGGCGCCCATGGAAGCGGAGGCTTACGAAGACGACGTGCTGGCTCCCGGGGGCCGGGCACCTGCCGGCGACCTGCTCCCCTCGGCCTTCCGCGTCCCTGCAGCCTTCCCCACCAAGGTCCCGGTGCCGGGCTCGGGCAGCGGCGGCAACGGCCCAGAGCGCGAGGGCCCGGACGAGCCTGGCCTGGCCAAGCAGGACTCATTCCGCTCGCGCCTGAACCCCCTGGTCCAGCGCAGCTCCAGGCTGCGCTCCTCGCTCATCTTCAGCACGTCACAGGCGGAGGGCGCTGCCGGGGCTGCGGCGACCACCGAGAAGGTGCAGCTGCTGCACAAGGAGCAGACGGTCAGCGAGACGCTGGGGCCCGGCGGAGAGGCCGTGCGCTCCGCGGCTTCCACCAAGGTGTCGGAGCTGCTGGAGAAGTACAAGGGCCCAGCCCGTGATCCCGGCGGCGGCGCGGGCGCCATCACCGTTGCCAGCCACAGCAAGGCCGTCGTGTCCCAGGCGTGGCGGGAAGAGGTGGCGGCCCCAGGTGGCGTGGGGGGCGAGCGCCGCAGCCTTGAGAGCTGCCTGCTGGACCTGCGCGACTCCTTTGCGCAGCAACTGCACCAGGAGGCGGAGCGGCAGCCGGGAGCCGCATCGCTCACCGCGGCGCAGCTGCTCGACACGCTGGGCCGGAGCGGCTCCGACCGCCTGCCCTCCCGCTTTCTCTCTGCCCAGGGCCACTCAACCTCCCCGCAAGGGCTGGACAGCCCTCTGCCTCTGGAAGGGCCCGGGGCGCACCAGGTGCTCCATAATGAGCCAAAAGGAAGCCCCACCTCGGCTTACCCTGAGCGGAAGGGGAGCCCCACGCCTGGGTTTTCCACTCGAAGAGGAAGTCCAACTACAGGATTTATCGAGCAGAAAGGGagccccacctcagcctacccCGAGCGCAGGGGTAGTCCGGTGCCCCCCGTGCCGGAGCGCAGGGGCAGTCCAGTGCCCCCCGTGCCGGAGCGCAGAAGCAGTCCGGTGCCCCCCGTGCCGGAGCGCAGGGGCAGCCTCACCCTTACCTTCTCCGGGGAGTCCCCGAAGGCCGGGCCCGCGGAGGAGGGGCCGAGCGGCCCCATGGAAGTCTTGCGTAAAGGCTCCTTGCGTCTTAGGCAGCTGCTGAGCCCCAAGGGCGAGCGGCGCATGGAGGATGAGAGTGGCTTCCCAGTGCCACAGGAGAATGGCCAACCCGAGAGCCCGCGGCGGCTGTCACTGGGCCGGGGTGACAGCACGGAGGCTGCCACAGAAGAGCGGGGTCCGCGGGCGCGCCTGTCCTCAGCCACGGCCAACGCCTTGTACAGCAGCAACCTTCGGGATGACACGAAGGCCATTTTGGAGCAGATCAGCGCCCACGGCCAGAAGCACCGTGCGGTCCCTCCCCCGAGCCCCGGCCCGACCCACAGCAGCCCCGAGCTAGGCCGTCCACCGGCTGCTGGCGTCCTAGCCCCAGATATGTCCGACAAGGACAAGTGTTCAGCCATCTTTCGCTCGGACAGCCTGGGGACCCAGGGCCGGCTGAGCCGCACGCTGCCAGCCAGCGCGGAGGAGCGCGATCGGCTGCTGCGCCGCATGGAGAGCATGCGCAAGGAGAAGCGCGTGTACAGCCGCTTCGAGGTCTTCTGCAAGAAAGAGGAGGCTAGCggccctggggcaggagaagGCCCCGCGGAGGAGGGCACTAGGGACAGCAAGGTGGGCAAGTTCGTGCCCAAGATCCTGGGCACGTTCAAAGGCAAGAAGTGA
- the FAM83H gene encoding protein FAM83H isoform X2, whose translation MARRSQSSSQGDNPLAPGYLPPHYKEYYRLAVDALAEGGSEAYSRFLATEGAPDFLCPEELEHVSRHLRPPQYVTREPPEGSLLDVDMDGSSGTYWPVNSDQAVPELDLGWPLTFGFQGTEVTTLVQPPPPDSPSIKDEARRMIRSAQQVVAVVMDMFTDVDLLSEVLEAAARRVPVYILLDEMNAQHFLDMADKCRVNLHHVDFLRVRTVAGPTYYCRTGKSFKGHVKEKFLLVDCAVVMSGSYSFMWSFEKIHRSLAHVFQGELVSSFDEEFRILFAQSEPLVPSAAALARMDAYALAPYAGAGPLVGVPGVGTPTPFSFPKRAHLLFPPPREEGLGFPSFLDPDRHFLSAFRREEPPRMPGGALEPHAGLRPLSRRLEAEAGPAGELAGARGFFQARHLEMDAFKRHSFATEGAGAVENFAAARQVSRQTFLSHGDDLRFQTSHFHRDQLYQQQYQWDPQLAPARPQGLFEKLRGGRAGFADPDDFTLGAGPRFPELGPDGHQRLDYVPSSASREVRHGSDPAFGPGPRGLEPSGALRPNLTQRFPCQAAARPGPDPAPEAEPERRGGPEGRAGLRRWRLASYLSGCHGEDGGDDGLPAPMEAEAYEDDVLAPGGRAPAGDLLPSAFRVPAAFPTKVPVPGSGSGGNGPEREGPDEPGLAKQDSFRSRLNPLVQRSSRLRSSLIFSTSQAEGAAGAAATTEKVQLLHKEQTVSETLGPGGEAVRSAASTKVSELLEKYKGPARDPGGGAGAITVASHSKAVVSQAWREEVAAPGGVGGERRSLESCLLDLRDSFAQQLHQEAERQPGAASLTAAQLLDTLGRSGSDRLPSRFLSAQGHSTSPQGLDSPLPLEGPGAHQVLHNEPKGSPTSAYPERKGSPTPGFSTRRGSPTTGFIEQKGSPTSAYPERRGSPVPPVPERRGSPVPPVPERRSSPVPPVPERRGSLTLTFSGESPKAGPAEEGPSGPMEVLRKGSLRLRQLLSPKGERRMEDESGFPVPQENGQPESPRRLSLGRGDSTEAATEERGPRARLSSATANALYSSNLRDDTKAILEQISAHGQKHRAVPPPSPGPTHSSPELGRPPAAGVLAPDMSDKDKCSAIFRSDSLGTQGRLSRTLPASAEERDRLLRRMESMRKEKRVYSRFEVFCKKEEASGPGAGEGPAEEGTRDSKVGKFVPKILGTFKGKK comes from the exons ATGGCCCGTCGCTCTCAGAGCTCCTCGCAGGGGGACAACCCGCTGGCACCCGGGTACCTGCCGCCTCACTACAAAGAGTACTACCGCCTGGCGGTGGATGCACTGGCCGAGGGTGGCTCGGAGGCCTACAGCCGCTTCCTGGCTACCGAGGGGGCACCGGACTTCCTGTGCCCTGAAGAGCTGGAACATGTGAGCCGACACCTTCGGCCTCCGCAGTATGTTACCCGAGAGCCACCTGAAGGCAGCCTTCTCGACGTGGACATGGATGGCTCCTCGGGTACATACTGGCCGGTGAACTCAGACCAGGCCGTGCCTGAGCTTGATCTGGGCTGGCCTCTGACCTTCGGCTTCCAGGGCACCGAGGTGACCACCTTGGTGCAGCCACCGCCCCCCGACAGCCCCAGCATCAAGGATGAGGCCCGCAGGATGATCCGTTCCGCCCAGCAG GTGGTGGCCGTGGTGATGGACATGTTCACTGATGTGGACCTACTCAGCGAAGTGCTGGAGGCCGCGGCCCGTCGGGTCCCAGTCTACATCCTGCTGGATGAGATGAATGCGCAGCACTTCCTGGACATGGCCGACAAGTGCCGTGTCAACCTGCACCACGTGGAT ttCCTGCGTGTACGGACTGTGGCGGGCCCCACCTACTACTGCCGCACTGGGAAGTCCTTCAAGGGCCACGTCAAGGAGAAGTTCCTGTTGGTGGACTGTGCCGTGGTGATGAGTGGGAGCTACAG CTTCATGTGGTCCTTTGAGAAGATCCACCGCAGCCTGGCGCACGTGTTCCAAGGAGAGCTGGTCTCCAGCTTCGACGAGGAGTTCCGCATCCTCTTCGCGCAGTCCGAGCCGCTTGTGCCCTCGGCCGCGGCCCTGGCCCGCATGGACGCCTATGCCCTGGCTCCGTATGCCGGGGCCGGGCCTCTCGTGGGCGTCCCTGGGGTCGGGACGCCAAcccccttctccttccctaaACGAGCGCACCTCCTGTTCCCGCCACCCCGGGAAGAGGGCCTGGGCTTCCCCTCCTTCCTCGACCCGGACCGCCACTTCCTATCGGCCTTCCGCCGGGAGGAGCCGCCGCGGATGCCGGGGGGCGCGCTGGAACCGCACGCGGGGCTGCGGCCGCTCTCACGGCgcctggaggccgaggcggggccGGCTGGGGAGCTCGCGGGCGCGCGGGGCTTCTTCCAGGCGCGGCACCTGGAGATGGACGCCTTCAAGCGGCACAGCTTCGCGACCGAGGGCGCGGGCGCCGTGGAGAACTTCGCGGCCGCGCGGCAGGTGTCGCGACAGACGTTCCTCAGCCACGGCGACGACCTCCGCTTCCAGACCAGCCACTTCCACCGCGACCAGCTCTACCAGCAGCAGTACCAGTGGGACCCGCAGCTCGCACCGGCGCGCCCGCAGGGCCTGTTCGAGAAGCTTCGCGGGGGCCGCGCGGGTTTCGCGGACCCGGATGACTTCACCCTGGGCGCCGGGCCGCGCTTCCCGGAGCTCGGACCCGACGGGCACCAGCGGCTGGACTACGTGCCGTCCAGCGCGTCCCGCGAGGTGCGCCACGGCTCGGACCCCGCCTTCGGGCCCGGACCCCGCGGCCTGGAGCCCAGCGGGGCCCTGCGCCCCAACCTAACCCAGCGCTTCCCATGCCAGGCAGCGGCGAGACCCGGCCCAGACCCCGCTCCCGAGGCAGAGCCGGAGCGCAGGGGCGGGCCCGAGGGGCGGGCGGGGCTGCGGCGCTGGCGCTTGGCCTCCTACTTGAGCGGCTGCCACGGCGAGGATGGGGGCGACGACGGCTTGCCGGCGCCCATGGAAGCGGAGGCTTACGAAGACGACGTGCTGGCTCCCGGGGGCCGGGCACCTGCCGGCGACCTGCTCCCCTCGGCCTTCCGCGTCCCTGCAGCCTTCCCCACCAAGGTCCCGGTGCCGGGCTCGGGCAGCGGCGGCAACGGCCCAGAGCGCGAGGGCCCGGACGAGCCTGGCCTGGCCAAGCAGGACTCATTCCGCTCGCGCCTGAACCCCCTGGTCCAGCGCAGCTCCAGGCTGCGCTCCTCGCTCATCTTCAGCACGTCACAGGCGGAGGGCGCTGCCGGGGCTGCGGCGACCACCGAGAAGGTGCAGCTGCTGCACAAGGAGCAGACGGTCAGCGAGACGCTGGGGCCCGGCGGAGAGGCCGTGCGCTCCGCGGCTTCCACCAAGGTGTCGGAGCTGCTGGAGAAGTACAAGGGCCCAGCCCGTGATCCCGGCGGCGGCGCGGGCGCCATCACCGTTGCCAGCCACAGCAAGGCCGTCGTGTCCCAGGCGTGGCGGGAAGAGGTGGCGGCCCCAGGTGGCGTGGGGGGCGAGCGCCGCAGCCTTGAGAGCTGCCTGCTGGACCTGCGCGACTCCTTTGCGCAGCAACTGCACCAGGAGGCGGAGCGGCAGCCGGGAGCCGCATCGCTCACCGCGGCGCAGCTGCTCGACACGCTGGGCCGGAGCGGCTCCGACCGCCTGCCCTCCCGCTTTCTCTCTGCCCAGGGCCACTCAACCTCCCCGCAAGGGCTGGACAGCCCTCTGCCTCTGGAAGGGCCCGGGGCGCACCAGGTGCTCCATAATGAGCCAAAAGGAAGCCCCACCTCGGCTTACCCTGAGCGGAAGGGGAGCCCCACGCCTGGGTTTTCCACTCGAAGAGGAAGTCCAACTACAGGATTTATCGAGCAGAAAGGGagccccacctcagcctacccCGAGCGCAGGGGTAGTCCGGTGCCCCCCGTGCCGGAGCGCAGGGGCAGTCCAGTGCCCCCCGTGCCGGAGCGCAGAAGCAGTCCGGTGCCCCCCGTGCCGGAGCGCAGGGGCAGCCTCACCCTTACCTTCTCCGGGGAGTCCCCGAAGGCCGGGCCCGCGGAGGAGGGGCCGAGCGGCCCCATGGAAGTCTTGCGTAAAGGCTCCTTGCGTCTTAGGCAGCTGCTGAGCCCCAAGGGCGAGCGGCGCATGGAGGATGAGAGTGGCTTCCCAGTGCCACAGGAGAATGGCCAACCCGAGAGCCCGCGGCGGCTGTCACTGGGCCGGGGTGACAGCACGGAGGCTGCCACAGAAGAGCGGGGTCCGCGGGCGCGCCTGTCCTCAGCCACGGCCAACGCCTTGTACAGCAGCAACCTTCGGGATGACACGAAGGCCATTTTGGAGCAGATCAGCGCCCACGGCCAGAAGCACCGTGCGGTCCCTCCCCCGAGCCCCGGCCCGACCCACAGCAGCCCCGAGCTAGGCCGTCCACCGGCTGCTGGCGTCCTAGCCCCAGATATGTCCGACAAGGACAAGTGTTCAGCCATCTTTCGCTCGGACAGCCTGGGGACCCAGGGCCGGCTGAGCCGCACGCTGCCAGCCAGCGCGGAGGAGCGCGATCGGCTGCTGCGCCGCATGGAGAGCATGCGCAAGGAGAAGCGCGTGTACAGCCGCTTCGAGGTCTTCTGCAAGAAAGAGGAGGCTAGCggccctggggcaggagaagGCCCCGCGGAGGAGGGCACTAGGGACAGCAAGGTGGGCAAGTTCGTGCCCAAGATCCTGGGCACGTTCAAAGGCAAGAAGTGA